Proteins encoded within one genomic window of Anopheles gambiae chromosome 3, idAnoGambNW_F1_1, whole genome shotgun sequence:
- the LOC1278964 gene encoding sodium channel protein Nach — MQKITFKGLTQRVIDKNGEFFKARPSFRAEFQCRSWFGKQLRGLCDITALHGYSQIVRDGYSMVERTVWTCAVVASTISAITLLMISWSWSVETPTVTVTESTNYPTWNLPFPAVTVCNLNKISASAARSRAETMRRPGNMTVDELTEMFRLFLHVTGLGDPDPVRYRLLHDIMLMNNLEIPQLIGEFTPPCGTLLERCMWKGTQWRCDNLFQVVNSTEGLCCSFNYYGLLKDNYPKKITVSVPKDPRRVMASGYQTGLSILLQPLAEDYHSTDVASYGFKVMIHSSYDYPDNDAEIKLVLAGTESFITLRPTATYATDDALDVAPSVRNCYSRQERVLGVMQRYSYVNCMVECRAANIYAKCGCVPYHLPNNGSMRNCEMKDMECVVRARDRYVTAVPTRNGSVERLSYGSVVAPCGCLPGCDKVQYPSEMVTGRMNRSFSFNAISFFKDIQLQNQSLVHIYLADLTATHFRMDIYQDSLGVLASFGGILGLFLGFSIITGFEMVYYFSIRLLFDAIAKKSDKRNASSAGQH; from the exons ATGCAAAAAATCACCTTCAAAGGACTAACGCAGCGTGTGATTGATAAGAACGGGGAATTCTTCAAGGCTCGTCCATCTTTTCGTGCCGAATTCCAATGCCGTAGTTGGTTCGGCAAACAGTTGCGAGGGCTTTGCGACATTACGGCCCTTCACGGGTACAGCCAGATCGTGCGCGATGGATACAGCATGGTGGAACGGACCGTGTGGACCTGTGCCGTCGTTGCGTCGACTATCAGCGCCATTACGCTGCTCATGATCTCGTGGTCTTGGAGCGTCGAAACACCGACCGTAACG GTTACCGAGTCGACGAACTATCCAACCTGGAATCTTCCCTTTCCCGCCGTGACGGTGTGCAATCTGAACAAGATCTCGGCATCGGCCGCCCGGTCCCGCGCCGAGACGATGCGCCGCCCGGGCAACATGACGGTGGACGAGCTGACGGAGATGTTTCGGTTGTTTCTGCACGTGACCGGCCTGGGAGATCCCGACCCCGTTCGCTACCGACTCCTGCACGACATTATGCTGATGAACAATCTGGAGATACCGCAGCTGATAGGTGAATTCACCCCGCCCTGTGGTACACTGCTCGAGCGCTGCATGTGGAAGGGTACGCAGTGGCGCTGTGACAACCTGTTCCAGGTGGTGAACAGTACGGAAGGGTTGTGCTGCTCCTTCAACTACTACGGACTGCTGAAGGACAACTATCCGAAGAAGATCACCGTGAGTGTGCCGAAGGATCCGAGACGTGTGATGGCGAGCGGGTACCAGACGGGCCTGTCGATACTGCTGCAACCGCTTGCGGAAGACTACCACTCGACCGATGTCGCCTCGTACGGGTTTAAGGTGATGATCCACAGCTCGTACGACTATCCGGATAACGATGCGGAAATTAAGCTCGTGTTGGCGGGGACGGAATCGTTCATTACGCTCAGGCCGACGGCAACGTACGCCACGGACGATGCGCTCGATGTGGCGCCGTCCGTGCGCAACTGCTACAGCCGGCAGGAGCGCGTGCTCGGTGTGATGCAGCGTTACTCGTACGTGAACTGTATGGTGGAGTGTCGGGCGGCAAACATCTACGCCAAGTGTGGCTGCGTACCGTACCATCTGCCGAACAATGGGTCGATGCGCAACTGTGAGATGAAGGACATGGAGTGTGTGGTACGTGCGCGAGATCGCTACGTGACGGCCGTGCCGACGAGGAACGGTTCCGTAGAGCGGCTGTCTTACGGGAGTGTTGTGGCGCCCTGCGGCTGCTTGCCCGGGTGTGATAAGGTGCAGTACCCGTCCGAGATGGTAACGGGCAGGATGAATCGGTCATTCTCGTTTAACGCCATATCGTTTTT CAAAGACATCCAACTGCAGAATCAAAGCCTGGTGCACATTTATCTGGCCGATCTGACCGCGACCCACTTCCGAATGGACATTTATCAGGACTCGTTGGGTGTTTTGG CGTCCTTTGGAGGGATTTTGGGACTTTTTCTCGGCTTTAGTATAATTACTGGCTTTGAAATGGTTTACTACTTCTCCATTCGCTTGCTGTTTGATGCGATTGCGAAGAAGAGCGACAAACGGAACGCGTCCAGCGCGGGTCAGCATTGA